From the genome of Solanum pennellii chromosome 6, SPENNV200:
TCAACCCTTGAAATTCCAAACCCTAAACAGCCCATGGAAGAAATCAAGTCAATTCGGTTACAGGAGGATGTATGTAGTAGTACCCAGAGTAGTTCCGGATAAGAAGCTATCTGATTTAGTTGCGGAAAGTGTTAAAGAAGCTGAAGAAGCTTGTGCGGAGGATCCGGTGAGCGGCGAGTGTAAGGCGGCATGGGATGTGGTGGAAGAGACGAGTGCAGCAGCGAGCCATGCGAGGGATAAGAAGAAGGAATCAGATGTACTGGAGAATTATTGCAAGGATAATCCAGAAACTGATGAATGCCGCActtatgataattaattatgatgatTAGTAGCAGCTACTCATATCATGTCTTGTGTTCTTTTCAAATGGTAATCTGTTTTATCAGAACTTAAATCTTCTCTTATGTTATGTATGGTATGGTGTTTAATTATACCTATTACTACCAtgaatttcaatttaatatgaTATAGTTTGAACGATCGAATGAAAATTCATAAAGTTATTGCGATGTGATCAGAGCAGAAATACAATGTACAATAACCAGAGAGCTTTAGTTTAATTCAACAATTGTTCTCTACTAGTAATGCTACTTTCAATTTTCAGTttacatgaataaataaaagcaacttttacaacaacaaaaaagaagaaaacccAATGATCAATAATCATGTTATCTGAATCAGCTTATACAGTCCAATCACCAATTTAATTTTACGAGTACCTGCTATCTCCCATCAATCAAATAAACGTCACAGATGGGAAGATATATCACTAGTTAAACTCTTACAATCAAATGACAGAAAAAAGAGTTCTTTGTGGAAACTCTTTGCCCTATAAAAGCATTGACATCCAATGATCAAAATAATTAGAATGGAAAAAATAGGATAAACAAGTCCACAATATCACACACAGCAATTATTCATAGAAATAAGAAGGGCCATCTCATTCATAGTACTCCAAAAGATGCATATAACATCCACAGACTAAATAAAGTcgacaaaatattaaaaacaacaAACTAGATATTCAGATATTGATAATAGGCCAAAACCAACCATTACTAGTCAGAAACAAAAGCTACATTGCTAATATCAAACTAGATACTTAATACGCTTAATCTCTTGTAAATCATCAGACCAGCAGCTCAAAACTGGAACATATCAGAAGCAGTGATAGGTTGAATCGGGCAAGGCAGTTGCCATGGCTCCAGCAAAGTGTCGGGAATTTCAGGAATGTCCACAGGAAATCCAGTAGTATCAGCCCAAAATTGGGTGAGTGAGTTCAGTGAATTCAACCGTTCAGTCAATTCTGCAAGCTGAGCCCTCAACACGTTGTTCTCTGCATCAATGGAACGATAGTTCCTTTCAACAGAATCAATCTTACCACGGCAGATACTGTTCTGGTTCTGCAGCTGTGTTGTTTCGCTACTTAGCTCCTCCAAACGCTGCTGCTTCTTCATCCGTGACCTCTTGGCCGACTCACGGTTGGATTCCATTCTCTTCCTTTTCCTTTCGTCGAACTTTGCATACCTCTGGTCTGCATCTGAACCAGAACTCACCAATTGCGGAGTCGAAGACATGTCTCTCAGGCAGATTGGatgaatgattaaaaaaaatggaataacAGGGAACTATGTATAATTTGTTAAAGCACCAAACTTTTGATAGTGTGGCTATGGAATTTGTAAATTAAACTGGAACAAGAAAATGATGAGGGCTAGTTCATGAAAACACGTAGAACCAGTAAAGAAAGACTACTGAGAAAGAATGCAGAATCCGAACTCGA
Proteins encoded in this window:
- the LOC107023320 gene encoding calvin cycle protein CP12-1, chloroplastic, whose amino-acid sequence is MASIAGVRITTPTISSDSPKIQPLKFQTLNSPWKKSSQFGYRRMYVVVPRVVPDKKLSDLVAESVKEAEEACAEDPVSGECKAAWDVVEETSAAASHARDKKKESDVLENYCKDNPETDECRTYDN
- the LOC107023321 gene encoding bZIP transcription factor 53-like, which gives rise to MSSTPQLVSSGSDADQRYAKFDERKRKRMESNRESAKRSRMKKQQRLEELSSETTQLQNQNSICRGKIDSVERNYRSIDAENNVLRAQLAELTERLNSLNSLTQFWADTTGFPVDIPEIPDTLLEPWQLPCPIQPITASDMFQF